A genomic segment from Alkalilimnicola ehrlichii MLHE-1 encodes:
- the tamA gene encoding autotransporter assembly complex protein TamA, whose translation MNVPGFSITCRRHLVASVLVLLLVMAPAAHGVEVRVEGVSGALRDNVEAWLGEPAGDSRRALRTYERQLPERAAQALQALGHYRPQIDVEREETDNGPRFILRIDPGEPVRIAAVDLRIEGEARDDPAFEGIQARLAVQPGDVLRHDRYETARRQLQSLALDRGYFDARYTRRRVEVDVAAGEATVMLHFDTGRRYRLGEVTFSETALAPWFLQRLVPFEPGEPYRAEHITALNRALRDSGYFARVTVRPEPREADEALRVPVEVELTAERAHQVRLGAGFSTDVGPRIRAGWSRPWVNQRGHSLSVDTELSEPRQNISTRYKIPLADPLRTQLILQAGFQFEDIEDTESELLTVSVQHQHRFDSGWQQNLGLRWDRDRFTVSDDTRTTTLYLPSGSWTRNRARGGADPYWGDRLLFSVEGTDEWMGSDIDLLRVRTGARLLRSFADNHRILVRGDLGALISSQFGKVPTSLRFFAGGDQSVRGYRYQTLGPEDAEGDVIGGRYLAVASAEYGYTFRPRWRAAVFADAGNAFDDLDDPDPQVGAGFGIRWISPVGPIRLDFASALSKSGNPWRLHFSMGPEI comes from the coding sequence GTGAATGTACCCGGCTTTTCGATCACCTGTCGCCGGCACCTCGTGGCCAGCGTCCTGGTCCTGCTGTTGGTCATGGCGCCGGCGGCCCATGGCGTGGAGGTCCGGGTGGAGGGCGTCAGTGGCGCCCTGCGGGACAATGTCGAGGCCTGGCTGGGCGAGCCCGCCGGCGACAGCCGCCGGGCCCTGCGCACTTACGAGCGCCAACTGCCGGAACGGGCCGCTCAGGCCCTCCAGGCGCTGGGTCACTACCGGCCGCAGATCGACGTCGAGCGCGAGGAGACCGATAACGGGCCGCGGTTCATCCTGCGCATCGATCCGGGCGAGCCGGTGCGCATCGCCGCGGTGGATCTGCGCATCGAGGGCGAGGCGCGTGACGACCCGGCTTTCGAGGGCATCCAGGCGCGGCTCGCCGTGCAGCCGGGTGACGTGCTGCGCCATGACCGCTACGAGACGGCCCGCCGGCAGCTGCAGAGCCTGGCGCTGGACCGGGGCTACTTCGATGCCCGCTACACCCGGCGGCGGGTGGAGGTGGACGTGGCGGCCGGTGAGGCCACTGTGATGCTCCACTTCGATACCGGTCGTCGCTATCGGCTCGGGGAGGTGACGTTCTCCGAGACAGCGCTGGCCCCCTGGTTCCTTCAGCGGCTGGTGCCCTTCGAGCCCGGCGAGCCCTACCGGGCAGAGCACATCACCGCCCTCAACCGGGCCCTCCGGGACAGCGGGTACTTTGCCCGGGTCACCGTCCGCCCTGAGCCCCGGGAGGCCGACGAGGCCCTGCGGGTGCCGGTGGAGGTGGAGCTGACCGCCGAACGCGCCCACCAGGTCCGTCTGGGGGCGGGCTTCTCCACCGATGTCGGACCCCGCATCCGTGCCGGCTGGTCCCGGCCCTGGGTCAATCAACGGGGCCATAGCCTGTCGGTGGATACCGAGCTCTCGGAGCCGCGCCAAAACATCTCCACCCGGTACAAGATCCCGCTGGCCGACCCGCTGCGCACCCAACTGATCCTCCAGGCGGGTTTCCAGTTCGAGGACATTGAGGACACCGAGAGCGAGCTGCTGACCGTCTCCGTGCAGCACCAGCACCGCTTCGACAGCGGTTGGCAGCAGAACCTGGGGCTCCGCTGGGACCGGGACCGGTTCACGGTCTCCGACGACACCCGCACCACCACCCTCTATCTGCCCAGCGGCAGCTGGACCCGCAACCGGGCCCGGGGCGGCGCCGACCCCTACTGGGGCGATCGCCTGCTGTTCAGTGTCGAGGGCACGGACGAGTGGATGGGCTCCGATATCGACCTGCTCCGGGTGCGCACCGGGGCCCGGCTGCTGCGGAGTTTTGCGGACAACCACCGGATCCTGGTCCGTGGCGACTTGGGTGCGCTCATCTCCAGCCAGTTCGGCAAGGTGCCAACGTCCCTTCGCTTCTTTGCCGGCGGCGATCAGAGCGTGCGCGGTTACCGCTACCAGACTCTGGGGCCGGAGGATGCCGAAGGCGATGTCATCGGCGGCCGCTATCTGGCGGTGGCCAGTGCCGAGTACGGCTATACCTTCCGGCCCCGCTGGCGGGCGGCCGTCTTCGCCGATGCCGGCAACGCCTTTGACGATCTGGACGACCCCGACCCACAGGTGGGGGCCGGGTTCGGTATCCGCTGGATCTCGCCGGTGGGCCCGATCCGGCTGGACTTCGCCTCGGCGCTCAGCAAATCGGGCAACCCCTGGCGGCTGCACTTCTCCATGGGGCCGGAGATATGA
- the tamB gene encoding autotransporter assembly complex protein TamB — MRRALRILFWGLLGLMVILAGTAAWLVGTTSGARTAADLAQRVEPRLTLEVTGGSLWRGLELADSGWRDGDLVVTAGRVVTRWDPACLTDRAFCLSRAQVHDLDARIPEAAPEEPGPEPPPAEALMGRLDLPIDLRLAGVELRGARLRVAGQDIALDFLGLEGALEGDVLTLVRTELRGLQIRLPEAEPAVDGDAEPDTAAGTALADFQYTPPVLPEVHLPLDVHLHVFRLREGALWLPGADESLPLPDVDLTASLEGQQLGLARLDLSHPYGDLRSQGRLELAGDWPLALQLSLSGGEGLAPLLPLALPDTPQLDLELAGTLQTGLTFALAAATGDQSLTLDGEVAPLDARLPVELQARWSHLGWPLDDPEGYRARDGELRLSGDLAGWRAHLRSDLTGPDLPAAGLDLQAHGDLTWARVEALTLELLEGSAELAGVVDWSGPPQWDLGLTLRGLNPGGFWDGAPERVDGRLESAGRLTPEGPELRLSIPGVNARVQDYALALDGAVDLDAAGHLRFDELNLSVDGQTGLSVAGALAEEWDLVGTLRLPDLAVLGVPELAGALEGDFQVGGARERPDLQLELAGRDLRGPGGLVLGRLALSARIPALGEADSRIRLRLDDLAAGPEHLNEVVVEVTGREEDHRATLVAGGRGGLEVDLALAGAFDRASGDWQGTLAHARLMAPRYGHRLALEQPLPLAWGSDPGALRVDAHCWTVNEQGRLCVDEPAVAAASGELIFSLSDYDLQAGLRPWLPEDLSLRAALGAEGRVTWGEALVAELALVSEDGTLRIRLDDEDDEQDHEELRYESLTARLDYTETRTELAVDLSSAQLGDARLRLVTDPRPGARGLDGELVLEDLGVSVARAFVPQLNRLEGVLRAQADIGGDWTAPDIRGQITLEDGLADGPELPVTLSDIQFTVDVAGAQADYAGTFRAGAGRGELRGRVLWGGEAWQVFANLDGEALEVFLPPGLDLEVWPALRAVVRPNHILLRGRVDVPRGTIEIQDLPQQAVGLSPDVVVVERTEDMLVVDEEALVGWDLDVDVELRLGAESLTLTAFGLTGALEGNMRVRLRDDDVAEGVGEIRVVDGRYRAYGQNLRIRRGNLLFAGPVDQPQLEIEAVRDVPRYDVVAGIRVEGRADDPRASLFSEPAMPDDEALSYLIRGRPLSAEGDGAEAMMASAALGLGVRGASGIVGGLGQALGVEDLEVEAVGEGDEAQVVIGGYLNPRLYLSYGVGVFNPENTLTLRYQLARQLFLEAVSGVENALDLMYRFEFGGRGEPDREE; from the coding sequence ATGAGGCGGGCATTGCGCATCCTGTTCTGGGGCCTGCTCGGGCTGATGGTGATCCTGGCCGGGACAGCGGCCTGGCTGGTGGGTACCACCTCCGGGGCGCGTACGGCGGCGGATCTGGCCCAGCGGGTCGAGCCGCGCCTGACCCTGGAGGTGACCGGCGGCAGCCTCTGGCGGGGGCTGGAGCTGGCGGATTCCGGCTGGCGCGATGGCGACTTGGTGGTCACGGCTGGCCGAGTGGTGACCCGCTGGGACCCCGCCTGTTTGACCGATCGGGCCTTCTGCCTCAGTCGGGCGCAGGTCCATGATCTGGACGCGCGGATCCCGGAGGCCGCGCCCGAGGAGCCCGGGCCCGAGCCGCCACCGGCCGAGGCCCTCATGGGGCGGCTGGATCTGCCCATCGACCTCCGGCTGGCGGGGGTGGAACTGCGCGGCGCACGGTTGCGGGTGGCCGGTCAGGACATCGCTCTGGACTTCCTGGGCCTGGAGGGTGCGCTGGAGGGCGACGTGCTTACCCTGGTGCGCACTGAGCTGCGGGGCCTGCAGATCCGGTTGCCGGAGGCCGAGCCAGCGGTCGACGGTGACGCCGAACCGGACACGGCGGCAGGCACGGCTCTGGCCGATTTCCAGTACACGCCGCCGGTACTGCCCGAGGTGCATCTGCCGCTGGACGTCCACCTGCACGTCTTTCGCTTGCGCGAGGGTGCGCTGTGGCTGCCCGGTGCCGACGAGTCGCTGCCCCTGCCCGATGTGGACCTCACCGCCAGCCTGGAGGGCCAGCAACTGGGGTTGGCGCGGCTGGACCTGAGTCACCCCTACGGCGATCTGCGCAGCCAGGGCCGGCTGGAACTGGCCGGCGACTGGCCGCTGGCCCTGCAACTGTCCCTGTCCGGGGGGGAGGGTTTGGCACCGCTTCTGCCGCTGGCGCTGCCCGACACCCCGCAACTGGACCTGGAGCTGGCCGGGACGCTGCAGACAGGGCTGACCTTTGCCCTGGCCGCGGCGACCGGTGATCAGTCGCTGACCTTGGACGGGGAGGTGGCGCCGCTGGATGCCCGGCTGCCGGTCGAGCTGCAGGCCCGCTGGTCGCATTTGGGCTGGCCGCTGGATGATCCCGAGGGCTACCGGGCCCGCGATGGCGAGCTCCGCCTGAGCGGGGATCTCGCCGGCTGGCGGGCGCACCTGCGCAGCGACCTGACCGGGCCGGATCTGCCGGCCGCCGGGCTCGACCTGCAGGCCCACGGCGATCTCACCTGGGCCCGGGTCGAGGCGCTGACCCTGGAACTGCTGGAGGGCAGCGCCGAACTCGCGGGGGTGGTGGACTGGTCCGGGCCGCCGCAGTGGGACCTCGGGCTGACCCTGCGGGGGTTGAACCCGGGTGGGTTCTGGGACGGGGCCCCGGAGCGGGTGGACGGTCGGCTGGAGAGTGCCGGCCGGCTGACCCCGGAGGGCCCCGAGCTGCGGCTGTCGATTCCCGGCGTCAATGCCCGGGTGCAGGACTATGCCCTGGCGCTGGACGGGGCCGTGGACCTGGATGCCGCCGGTCATCTGCGCTTCGACGAACTCAACCTGTCGGTGGACGGTCAGACCGGCCTGTCGGTGGCCGGCGCGCTGGCTGAGGAGTGGGATCTGGTCGGCACTCTCCGCCTGCCCGACCTGGCGGTCCTGGGGGTGCCGGAGCTGGCCGGCGCCCTGGAGGGCGATTTTCAAGTGGGTGGTGCGCGGGAGCGGCCCGACCTGCAGCTGGAGTTGGCCGGGCGCGATCTGCGCGGACCCGGCGGGTTGGTCCTCGGGCGGTTGGCGCTCTCCGCCCGGATCCCCGCCCTGGGGGAGGCGGACAGCCGGATCCGACTGCGGCTCGACGATCTGGCCGCCGGCCCCGAGCACCTGAACGAGGTGGTGGTGGAGGTCACCGGCCGGGAGGAGGACCATCGGGCCACCCTGGTCGCCGGCGGCCGCGGTGGGCTGGAGGTGGACCTGGCCCTGGCGGGGGCCTTCGACCGGGCCAGCGGTGACTGGCAGGGGACGCTGGCTCATGCCCGGCTCATGGCCCCGCGCTACGGCCATCGCCTGGCCCTGGAGCAACCGCTGCCCCTGGCCTGGGGAAGCGATCCGGGTGCCCTGCGCGTGGACGCCCACTGCTGGACGGTCAATGAGCAAGGCCGGCTGTGTGTGGACGAACCGGCCGTCGCCGCCGCCAGCGGCGAGCTGATCTTCAGTCTCAGCGACTATGACCTGCAGGCGGGCCTGCGGCCCTGGTTGCCCGAGGACCTGTCGCTGCGCGCCGCCCTGGGGGCCGAGGGCCGGGTCACTTGGGGCGAGGCCCTGGTCGCAGAACTCGCCTTGGTCAGCGAGGACGGTACCCTGCGCATCCGGCTGGATGACGAGGACGACGAGCAGGACCACGAGGAGCTGCGTTACGAGTCGCTCACCGCCCGGCTGGACTACACCGAGACCCGCACCGAGCTGGCCGTGGACCTGAGCTCGGCCCAGCTCGGCGATGCCCGGCTGCGTCTGGTCACCGATCCCAGGCCCGGGGCGCGCGGGCTGGACGGCGAGCTGGTGCTCGAGGACCTGGGGGTATCGGTGGCCCGGGCCTTTGTCCCGCAGCTTAACCGCCTGGAGGGTGTGCTGCGGGCCCAAGCCGACATCGGCGGTGACTGGACGGCGCCGGACATCCGCGGTCAGATCACCCTGGAGGACGGTCTGGCCGACGGCCCAGAGCTGCCGGTGACCCTCAGCGATATTCAGTTCACCGTGGATGTGGCCGGGGCCCAGGCGGACTACGCGGGGACGTTCCGGGCCGGTGCCGGCCGTGGTGAACTGCGGGGCCGGGTCCTCTGGGGCGGCGAGGCCTGGCAGGTGTTCGCCAACCTGGACGGCGAGGCGCTGGAGGTCTTTCTGCCACCCGGGCTCGATCTCGAGGTCTGGCCCGCGTTGCGTGCCGTGGTCCGGCCCAATCACATCCTCCTGCGCGGGCGGGTGGATGTGCCCCGGGGCACGATCGAGATCCAGGACCTGCCCCAGCAGGCCGTCGGCCTCTCCCCGGACGTGGTGGTGGTGGAGCGCACCGAGGACATGCTGGTGGTGGACGAGGAGGCACTGGTGGGCTGGGACCTGGACGTGGACGTTGAGCTGCGGCTGGGTGCGGAGTCGCTGACGCTGACCGCCTTCGGCCTCACCGGTGCCCTGGAGGGCAATATGCGGGTGCGCCTGCGCGACGACGATGTGGCGGAGGGCGTTGGCGAGATCCGGGTGGTCGATGGCCGCTACCGGGCCTACGGCCAGAACCTGCGCATCCGGCGCGGCAACCTGCTGTTCGCTGGCCCGGTGGACCAGCCGCAACTGGAGATCGAGGCGGTGCGTGACGTGCCCCGCTACGACGTGGTGGCCGGGATCCGGGTGGAGGGCCGCGCCGACGACCCCCGCGCCAGCCTCTTCTCCGAACCGGCCATGCCCGACGACGAGGCGCTCTCCTACCTGATCCGCGGCCGGCCGCTGAGTGCTGAGGGGGACGGTGCCGAGGCGATGATGGCTTCGGCTGCCCTGGGGCTGGGGGTGCGGGGTGCCTCCGGCATCGTCGGCGGGCTGGGCCAGGCCCTGGGCGTAGAGGACCTGGAGGTGGAGGCCGTGGGTGAGGGGGACGAGGCCCAGGTGGTGATCGGTGGCTACCTGAACCCCCGGCTCTATCTCAGCTACGGGGTGGGGGTGTTCAACCCCGAGAACACCCTCACCCTGCGTTACCAATTGGCGCGGCAGCTCTTCCTGGAGGCGGTCAGCGGGGTGGAGAACGCCCTGGACCTGATGTACCGGTTCGAGTTCGGCGGCCGCGGCGAGCCGGACCGGGAGGAGTGA
- a CDS encoding PA2779 family protein translates to MSMMHPTIRRFTALLLTGLMLLSMAAPIAAQGNPAGMVATETLVEEMRGEQMRAELQAFLARDEVRDQLARLGVDPTEAEQRVDLLTDQEVAEMHGRLEDLPAGAGLGTVVGAAVLIFLVLLVTDILGFTDVYPFVTRTAN, encoded by the coding sequence ATGAGCATGATGCACCCCACGATCCGTCGCTTCACCGCGCTGCTGCTGACCGGACTGATGCTGCTCAGCATGGCCGCCCCCATTGCCGCCCAAGGCAACCCTGCCGGCATGGTGGCCACCGAGACCCTGGTCGAGGAAATGCGCGGCGAGCAGATGCGCGCCGAGCTGCAGGCCTTTCTGGCCCGCGACGAGGTGCGCGACCAACTCGCCCGGCTGGGCGTGGACCCGACCGAGGCGGAACAGCGGGTGGACCTGCTGACCGATCAGGAGGTGGCCGAGATGCACGGCCGCCTTGAGGACCTGCCGGCCGGGGCCGGTCTGGGGACCGTGGTGGGCGCGGCCGTCCTGATCTTTCTGGTGCTGCTGGTGACGGACATCCTCGGTTTCACCGACGTCTATCCCTTCGTCACCCGCACCGCGAACTGA
- a CDS encoding SDR family oxidoreductase, with protein sequence MQSNEHVLIAGCGQLGTALGQQLAEAGHRVTGLRRRADAIPPPLEPLAADLQRPETLAKLPADIGLVYCILTPDEYSDDGYWRAYHDGLLGLLHGLERAGAQPRRLIFVSSTSVYGHDDGRWVDEWTEPTPATRRAEALLASEQLARESGLETTVVRFSGIYGPGREYLVRLAREGRPCRPNHWTNRIHHEDCVRALAHLRLRDVEATTYIATDCEPVRQCEVLDWLADRVGADRPPRADSDAPVTGKRLSNSFLLASGFRFLYPDYRSGYSFVRRCPEPPAP encoded by the coding sequence ATGCAGAGCAACGAGCACGTACTCATCGCCGGCTGTGGGCAGTTGGGCACCGCCCTGGGGCAGCAGTTGGCCGAGGCGGGCCATCGGGTCACCGGGCTGCGCCGGCGGGCCGACGCCATCCCACCGCCGCTGGAGCCGCTGGCCGCGGATCTACAACGCCCGGAGACATTGGCGAAGCTACCGGCCGACATCGGCCTGGTCTACTGCATCCTCACCCCCGACGAGTACAGCGATGACGGCTACTGGCGCGCCTACCACGACGGGCTGTTGGGCCTGCTGCACGGACTGGAGCGGGCGGGTGCCCAGCCGCGCCGGCTGATCTTCGTCTCCAGCACCTCGGTCTACGGCCACGACGACGGCCGCTGGGTGGACGAATGGACCGAACCGACGCCGGCCACCCGGCGCGCGGAGGCGCTGCTGGCCTCAGAGCAACTGGCCCGGGAGAGCGGCCTGGAGACCACCGTGGTGCGTTTTTCCGGCATCTACGGCCCCGGGCGGGAGTACCTGGTGCGCCTGGCCCGTGAGGGCCGGCCCTGCCGCCCGAACCACTGGACCAACCGGATTCACCATGAAGACTGTGTGCGGGCGCTGGCGCACCTGCGGCTGCGGGATGTGGAGGCGACCACCTACATCGCCACCGATTGCGAGCCGGTGCGCCAGTGCGAGGTGCTGGACTGGCTGGCCGACCGCGTGGGGGCCGACCGCCCGCCGCGGGCCGACAGCGACGCCCCGGTCACCGGCAAGCGGCTGAGCAACAGCTTCCTGCTGGCCTCGGGGTTTCGCTTCCTCTACCCGGACTACCGCAGCGGCTATAGCTTCGTGCGCCGCTGCCCGGAGCCGCCGGCCCCCTGA
- a CDS encoding bifunctional GNAT family N-acetyltransferase/carbon-nitrogen hydrolase family protein, whose protein sequence is MSEQDNAPTSSDLEEHRLRLRNLKLEDYPDIKHIMDQVYPGSMGGAWSREQFAAQINRFPEGQICVEDNGRVVAAALTLIVDYSRFGDRHTYEEITGNGYFTTHDPKGDVLYGVDVFVDPEYRAMRLGRRLYDARKELCRRLNLRAIVAGGRIPGYKQHADEMTPERYIELVKQKEIYDPILSFQLANDFHVRRVITDYMPEDRESHAYATLVQWNNIFYEAAEPPLIAARSKVVRVGAVQWQMRPVTSLEELMGQVEFFVDAVAGYNADFALLPEFFNAPLLAQFNQDNPAEAIRGMAQYTDDICEAMSRLAVSYNINIVAGSMPVYRDQVLYNVSFLCRRDGTIDHQYKLHITPDERSYWGVRGGDSLKVFETDVGRVGILICYDAEFPELARILSQQGVEILFVPYWVDTKTGYLRVRRCAQARAIENECYTVITGSVGNLPDIENIDIQYSQSAVFSPADFAFPHDAIVAESTPNTEMTLIVDLDLDKLTELRNEGSVRNYRDRRLDLYRIQWLGRQD, encoded by the coding sequence ATGAGCGAGCAGGACAACGCCCCCACCAGCTCCGATCTGGAGGAGCACCGGTTACGCCTGCGCAACCTCAAGCTGGAGGACTACCCGGACATCAAGCACATTATGGACCAGGTCTACCCCGGCAGTATGGGCGGGGCCTGGTCGCGGGAGCAGTTCGCCGCCCAGATCAACCGCTTCCCGGAGGGCCAGATCTGTGTGGAGGACAACGGCCGGGTGGTGGCGGCGGCGCTCACCCTGATCGTGGACTACAGCCGCTTCGGCGATCGCCACACCTACGAGGAGATCACCGGCAACGGCTATTTCACCACCCACGACCCGAAGGGCGATGTGCTCTACGGCGTGGACGTCTTTGTCGACCCGGAATACCGGGCCATGCGGCTGGGGCGACGGCTTTACGACGCCCGCAAGGAGCTGTGCCGGCGGCTCAACCTGCGCGCCATCGTCGCCGGCGGGCGCATCCCCGGCTACAAGCAGCACGCCGATGAGATGACGCCGGAACGCTACATCGAGCTGGTAAAGCAGAAGGAGATCTACGACCCCATCCTCTCCTTCCAGCTCGCCAACGATTTCCACGTACGCCGGGTGATCACCGACTACATGCCCGAGGACCGCGAGTCCCACGCCTACGCCACCCTGGTACAGTGGAACAACATCTTCTACGAGGCCGCCGAGCCCCCGCTGATCGCCGCCCGCAGCAAGGTGGTGCGGGTGGGCGCGGTGCAGTGGCAGATGCGCCCGGTCACCTCGCTGGAGGAGTTGATGGGGCAGGTGGAGTTCTTCGTCGACGCGGTGGCCGGCTACAACGCGGACTTCGCCCTGTTGCCCGAGTTCTTCAACGCCCCGCTGCTGGCCCAGTTCAACCAGGACAACCCGGCCGAGGCCATCCGCGGCATGGCCCAGTACACGGACGATATCTGCGAGGCGATGTCCCGGCTCGCCGTCTCCTACAATATCAATATCGTCGCCGGCTCCATGCCGGTCTACCGGGACCAGGTGCTGTACAACGTCTCGTTCCTGTGCCGGCGCGACGGCACCATCGACCACCAGTACAAGCTGCACATCACCCCGGACGAGCGCAGCTACTGGGGGGTGCGCGGGGGCGACAGCCTCAAGGTGTTCGAGACCGACGTCGGCCGCGTGGGCATCCTCATCTGCTACGACGCTGAGTTCCCGGAGCTGGCGCGTATACTGTCACAGCAGGGCGTGGAGATACTGTTCGTGCCGTACTGGGTGGACACCAAGACCGGTTACCTTCGGGTGCGCCGCTGTGCCCAGGCACGCGCCATCGAGAACGAGTGCTACACGGTCATCACCGGCAGCGTCGGCAACCTGCCGGACATCGAGAACATCGACATCCAGTACTCCCAGTCGGCGGTCTTCTCGCCGGCGGACTTTGCCTTTCCCCACGATGCTATCGTGGCGGAATCCACTCCCAACACCGAGATGACCCTGATCGTCGACCTGGACCTGGACAAACTGACCGAGCTGCGCAACGAGGGCTCAGTGCGCAATTACCGCGACCGGCGGCTGGACCTCTACCGCATCCAGTGGTTGGGCCGCCAGGACTAA
- a CDS encoding DUF3429 family protein, giving the protein MSSHEAAIREALDDKGVVVFCSELTETGMLKAAAEARGQPYREVRMGMGDAAMRERFHALQAMTGHKTLPQVFVDGRFVGGLQDYLDPPQAGAAGLGPEARTWVQRLSYAGLLPFAFGVLVLLFAAVDSATGRFFSLWLMAYGAVILSFLGATHWGMSLARGTGDVRGLVAAVIPPLVGWLALLLLPWAGLPLLLLGFLGWWLYERRAAGVLQLPDWYQQLRFRLSGVVILLLALATLRVWVA; this is encoded by the coding sequence GTGTCGAGCCATGAGGCAGCTATCCGAGAGGCACTTGACGACAAGGGTGTGGTGGTCTTCTGTTCCGAGCTCACCGAGACCGGGATGCTGAAAGCCGCGGCCGAGGCACGCGGGCAGCCCTACCGGGAGGTGCGCATGGGGATGGGGGATGCCGCCATGCGCGAGCGCTTTCACGCCCTGCAGGCGATGACCGGGCACAAGACATTGCCCCAGGTCTTTGTCGACGGGCGCTTCGTCGGCGGCCTGCAGGACTACCTGGACCCACCGCAGGCGGGGGCCGCCGGGCTCGGGCCCGAGGCCCGGACCTGGGTACAGCGCCTGAGCTATGCCGGGCTGCTGCCCTTCGCCTTCGGCGTGCTGGTGCTGCTGTTTGCGGCCGTGGACTCGGCCACCGGGCGGTTTTTCTCACTCTGGTTGATGGCCTACGGGGCGGTGATCCTCAGCTTTCTTGGTGCCACCCACTGGGGCATGTCGCTGGCCCGGGGGACGGGGGACGTGCGCGGCCTGGTGGCCGCGGTGATCCCTCCGCTGGTGGGCTGGTTGGCCCTGTTGCTCCTGCCCTGGGCCGGGCTGCCCCTGCTGCTGCTTGGGTTCCTGGGGTGGTGGCTTTACGAGCGCCGGGCGGCCGGGGTGCTTCAGTTGCCGGATTGGTATCAGCAACTGCGCTTCCGGCTCAGTGGGGTGGTGATCCTGCTGCTGGCGCTGGCCACCCTGCGGGTGTGGGTGGCCTGA
- the sufT gene encoding putative Fe-S cluster assembly protein SufT, with protein sequence MYSPRGEPVVFERDCEAVVIPAGESGTIPKGAEGVLTQALGGSFTVYIQGHLFRVAGKDADAIGKEPPQPPELPPNATDEDVEKLIWEQMDTCYDPEIPISIVELGLIYGCDITKDEEGQRRVDIRMTLTAPGCGMGDILADDVRAKVAMVPTVKDVNVELVFDPPWNQSMMSEAARLQTGLI encoded by the coding sequence ATGTATAGCCCCAGGGGCGAACCGGTGGTCTTCGAGCGGGACTGCGAGGCCGTCGTCATTCCGGCCGGTGAGTCCGGCACCATCCCCAAGGGCGCCGAGGGCGTCCTCACCCAGGCACTGGGCGGCAGCTTCACCGTCTACATCCAGGGCCATTTGTTCCGTGTCGCCGGCAAGGACGCGGACGCCATCGGCAAGGAGCCGCCCCAGCCCCCCGAACTGCCCCCCAACGCCACCGACGAGGACGTGGAGAAGCTGATCTGGGAGCAGATGGACACCTGCTACGACCCGGAGATCCCCATCAGCATCGTCGAGTTGGGCCTGATCTACGGCTGCGATATCACCAAGGACGAGGAGGGGCAGCGCCGGGTCGACATCCGCATGACCCTGACCGCACCCGGCTGCGGCATGGGCGATATCCTGGCCGACGACGTCCGGGCCAAGGTGGCCATGGTGCCCACGGTCAAGGATGTGAACGTGGAGCTGGTCTTTGATCCGCCCTGGAATCAAAGCATGATGTCGGAGGCCGCCCGCCTGCAGACGGGTCTGATCTAA
- a CDS encoding PA2778 family cysteine peptidase, producing MAWRAAGLVICLLVLAGCASTSTLREGLPEPPPAVEIADVPFHPDETLYCGPASLATVLEWSGVETTPEALIPALHVPERGGTLQSELVAQARHQGRLAYVLRPRTEALITELEAGHPVVVLQNLGLGIAPRWHYAVLVGLDPAADEFILRSGPHERHRTPVNTFLRTWARGESWALVVLEPGQVPASADPGRYMEAAHALEATGQQAAAKRAWQAGISRWPQSPHMAVALANLHFAQGDLEQAERLLRQALERNAGSGAVYNNLAWILAEQGQWSSALQMAEQAVAEGGPHRNQFRQTLETLREQAGDRAAND from the coding sequence ATGGCCTGGCGTGCCGCGGGACTGGTGATCTGCCTGCTGGTGCTGGCCGGGTGTGCCAGCACCAGCACCCTGCGCGAGGGGCTGCCGGAGCCGCCACCGGCGGTGGAGATAGCGGACGTGCCCTTCCACCCCGATGAGACGCTCTACTGCGGCCCGGCCTCGCTGGCCACGGTGCTGGAGTGGAGCGGGGTGGAGACCACCCCAGAGGCCCTGATCCCGGCACTGCACGTACCGGAGCGGGGGGGCACCCTGCAAAGCGAACTGGTGGCGCAGGCGCGGCATCAGGGGCGGCTGGCCTACGTGCTGCGCCCCCGCACCGAGGCCCTGATCACGGAACTGGAGGCCGGCCATCCGGTGGTCGTCCTGCAGAACCTAGGCCTGGGCATCGCCCCGCGCTGGCACTACGCGGTGCTGGTGGGTCTGGACCCGGCAGCGGACGAGTTCATCCTGCGCTCCGGTCCCCACGAGCGCCACCGCACGCCTGTGAACACCTTCCTGCGGACCTGGGCACGCGGCGAGAGCTGGGCGCTGGTGGTGCTCGAGCCGGGCCAGGTCCCGGCCAGTGCCGACCCCGGACGCTACATGGAGGCCGCCCACGCCCTGGAGGCCACCGGTCAGCAGGCCGCCGCCAAACGCGCCTGGCAGGCCGGTATCAGCCGCTGGCCGCAGAGCCCCCACATGGCGGTGGCGCTGGCCAATCTGCATTTCGCCCAGGGCGACCTGGAGCAAGCGGAGCGCCTGCTGCGCCAGGCCCTGGAGCGCAATGCGGGATCGGGCGCCGTGTACAACAACCTGGCCTGGATCCTGGCCGAGCAGGGCCAGTGGTCCAGCGCCCTGCAGATGGCCGAGCAGGCCGTCGCCGAAGGCGGGCCACACCGCAACCAGTTCCGCCAGACACTGGAAACCTTGCGCGAGCAGGCCGGAGACCGGGCCGCCAACGACTGA